In Limosilactobacillus sp. WILCCON 0051, a single window of DNA contains:
- the grpE gene encoding nucleotide exchange factor GrpE produces the protein MAEKKSAAAKEEKAAQAAEQTAADQTAKNAEEAKDAKSAAKEDPTAALKQQIADLKKQLDEKDDQYLRAQAEIQNMNNHFKKERAQLIKYDGQGLAKDILPVLDNLKRALATQLDDKQAQEFKKGIQMVHDHLEKALKDHGIVEIPAEPGTPFDPTKHQAVQTAPASDDQKADTIVQVLQAGYEMKDRVLRPSMVVVAQ, from the coding sequence ATGGCTGAAAAGAAATCAGCAGCTGCCAAGGAAGAAAAGGCGGCTCAAGCAGCTGAACAGACTGCGGCTGACCAAACGGCTAAGAATGCCGAAGAAGCCAAGGATGCCAAGTCAGCTGCCAAGGAAGATCCAACTGCCGCGCTCAAGCAGCAGATTGCCGATCTGAAAAAGCAGCTGGATGAAAAAGACGACCAGTATCTGCGGGCGCAAGCGGAAATTCAAAATATGAACAACCACTTTAAAAAAGAACGCGCGCAATTGATCAAGTATGATGGTCAAGGACTAGCTAAAGACATCCTGCCTGTTTTGGACAACTTGAAACGGGCCTTGGCAACTCAACTGGATGACAAGCAGGCCCAAGAGTTCAAGAAGGGCATTCAAATGGTTCACGACCACTTGGAAAAGGCGCTCAAGGACCATGGGATTGTTGAGATTCCAGCTGAGCCGGGCACGCCTTTTGATCCGACCAAGCATCAGGCGGTTCAAACCGCGCCAGCTTCGGATGATCAAAAAGCTGACACCATTGTTCAGGTTCTGCAGGCTGGCTATGAAATGAAGGATCGGGTGCTGCGTCCTTCAAT